A window of Mercenaria mercenaria strain notata chromosome 16, MADL_Memer_1, whole genome shotgun sequence contains these coding sequences:
- the LOC123539663 gene encoding uncharacterized protein LOC123539663, producing MINRLSTITHITIESKTDTHTHWYDIISHLEKHYHRMSGGAWSRGPSVWATSTPQTPSLNSIMNEQQNEESTGSAGKSNHSDEKFKAQPARSEPWYPGKVNRNRNRIQKDTKDRGEPVKRKWTEPPTSASSSLSMTQRNTKSGITVVNVHKKDLNELGYKDLLEWTKHPDHLYIGRDMTLYVPGAVHSKWHNPFKSKKLGKENCCKRFKEYVQTDKTIHSNGKTLFESLEELKGKTLGCWCHPEMCHGHVLRDLVEEFCP from the exons ATGATAAATCGATTGTCAACAATCACACACATTACAATCGAGAGTAAGACTGACACACATACACACTGGTACGACATAATATCTCATCTTGAAAAG cATTATCACAGAATGTCTGGTGGAGCATGGAGTCGCGGACCATCCGTCTGGGCCACATCAACGCCACAAACACCGTCATTAAACTCTATCATGAATGAACAACAAAATGAGGAATCCACAGGAAGTGCCGGAAAGTCAAACCACAG tgaCGAAAAATTCAAAGCACAACCTGCAAGAAGTGAACCTTGGTATCCGGGCAAAGTAAATAGAAACAGGAATAGAATACAAAAAGACACTAAAGATCGCGGGGAACCAGTTAAACGGAAATGGACAGAGCCGCCAACTTCTGCGTCCAGCAGTTTGTCTATGACCCAACGTAACACAAAGTCTGGTATCACAGTTGTTAACGTGCacaaaaaagatttaaatgagCTAGGTTATAAAGACCTCTTAGAATGGACGAAACACCCGGACCATTTGTACATCGGGCGAGATATGACGTTGTATGTCCCCGGAGCAGTACACAGTAAATGGCACAATCCGTTTAAATCCAAAAAATTGGGAAAAGAAAACTGTTGCAAACGATTTAAAGAATATGTTCAGACGGACAAGACTATACATAGTAATGGTAAAACGTTGTTTGAATCCCTTGAGGAGCTTAAAGGGAAGACTCTGGGCTGTTGGTGCCACCCGGAGATGTGTCATGGACATGTACTCCGTGACCTGGTGGAAGAATTTTGTCCCTAG